Proteins found in one Mytilus edulis chromosome 2, xbMytEdul2.2, whole genome shotgun sequence genomic segment:
- the LOC139511036 gene encoding uncharacterized protein: MIPVGRIIKVNDFEILQSLPQCSRHNEPCDYALKTISQRRSPNGDVEREETLFKTITEICTCPDGITCPRGWDNAPGRTITRNLLSSGKRIEYKSNYCTEPTPDTICNVEAGEMAVVMTGVMYPDVIESVNCACPNNDYNLQLKRAYYVSTFEITHEFVCSMRTCNMNTSNRRVCKKIKKDETTEYRCTCPEEYECRMEPSARKGYCERRVECRKNN; this comes from the exons ATGATTCCTGTTGGCAGAATTATAAaagtaaatgattttgaaattttgcaGAGTTTGCCCCAATGCAGCAGGCACAATGAACCTTGTGATTATGCATTGAAGACAATCTCACAAAGACGTTCACCTAACGGAGATGTTGAACGAGAAGAAACACTATTTAAAACAATAACAGAGATATGCACTTGCCCAGATGGTATTACCTGCCCGCGAGGATGGGACAATGCACCAGGAAGAACAATTACACGAAATCTTTTATCATCAG GAAAACGTATTGAATACAAGTCGAACTATTGCACAGAACCAACTCCAGATACAATTTGTAATGTGGAAGCAGGGGAAATGGCAGTTGTAATGACTGGGGTTATGTACCCTGATGTAATTGAGAGCGTGAACTGTGCTTGCCCAAATAATGATTACAATTTACAATTGAAGAGAGCATACTATGTGTCCACTTTCGAAATCACCCATGAATTTGTCTGCAGTATG agAACCTGCAACATGAACACATCCAATAGAAGAGTgtgtaagaaaataaaaaaggacGAAACTACGGAATACAGGTGTACTTGTCCGGAAGAATACGAATGCCGCATGGAACCTTCAGCAAGAAAGGGTTATTGTGAAAGACGAGTTGAATGTAGAAAGAACAATTGA
- the LOC139513075 gene encoding helofensin-3-like, producing the protein MYTTFLLVLMLVASCSGNGGDTRCTSANGFCFDTHTETCSSQTAVSGLCCGAHRSCCIDDCKDDVACTCEGECTEGRFESGTCCDGQKCCREACDDDWCADGGGVCASVCEGQTPHEVGECCGGNKCCNKDKPCELLEGTCQFASADDCNGGFLNGFCATPSYKCCKPCGRDCDGTCMPQNQCTGTVIGQNSCCKNNQCCVEK; encoded by the exons ATGTATACAACATTTCTACTTGTGTTGATGCTGGTTGCTAGTTGTTCAG GAAATGGTGGAGACACGAGATGCACATCAGCCAATGGTTTCTGCTTTGACACACATACAGAGACTTGCAGCAGCCAAACTGCAGTTTCAGGTCTGTGTTGTGGGGCACATCGATCTTGCTGTATAGACGACTGTAAAG ATGATGTCGCTTGCACGTGTGAGGGTGAATGTACCGAGGGTAGATTTGAAAGTGGAACCTGTTGCGATGGTCAAAAATGTTGTAGAGAAGCATGTGATG ATGATTGGTGTGCAGATGGAGGAGGAGTATGTGCCAGCGTATGTGAAGGACAAACCCCTCACGAAGTAGGCGAATGTTGTGGCGGAAATAAGTGCTGTAACA agGATAAACCATGTGAGCTACTTGAAGGAACTTGCCAATTTGCAAGTGCAGACGATTGTAATGGTGGATTTTTAAATGGATTTTGTGCAACACCAAGTTACAAATGCTGTAAACCCT GTGGACGTGACTGTGACGGAACGTGCATGCCGCAAAATCAGTGTACTGGAACAGTTATTGGCCAAAACTCATGTTGTAAGAACAATCAATGTTGCGTGGAAAAATAA